A DNA window from Undibacterium sp. YM2 contains the following coding sequences:
- a CDS encoding O-methyltransferase: MQQTTWTAVDDYFCERLIPGDPVLNAALQDSDAGDLPQHHVAPNQGKFLHLLAKLQGAKTVLEFGTLGGYSTIWLARALPEDGRVVSLEFNPHNAAIAQKNIERAGLSHKVDVRVGKALDTLPQLEAEGIHPFDLIFIDADKPNNPHYLDWSIKLSRPGTLIIGDNVVRNGAVADPASTDANVQGVRSFFDLMANNPRLSATALQTVGSKGYDGFSMALVIA; encoded by the coding sequence ATGCAACAAACCACCTGGACTGCAGTTGATGATTATTTTTGTGAGCGCCTGATCCCTGGCGACCCTGTGCTGAATGCAGCGCTGCAAGACAGTGATGCGGGCGATTTGCCGCAGCATCATGTGGCACCGAATCAGGGCAAATTTTTGCACTTGCTGGCGAAGTTACAAGGCGCAAAGACCGTGCTGGAATTTGGTACTCTGGGTGGCTACAGCACCATCTGGCTGGCACGTGCCCTGCCAGAAGATGGGCGGGTCGTGTCGCTGGAATTCAACCCGCACAATGCGGCGATTGCGCAAAAGAATATTGAACGTGCCGGCCTCTCGCACAAGGTGGATGTACGCGTGGGCAAGGCGCTCGACACCCTGCCACAACTGGAGGCAGAAGGCATACATCCGTTTGACCTGATCTTTATCGATGCCGACAAACCGAACAACCCGCATTATCTCGACTGGTCGATCAAACTCTCGCGCCCCGGCACCCTCATCATCGGTGATAATGTGGTGCGTAATGGCGCGGTGGCTGATCCTGCCAGCACAGACGCCAATGTACAGGGCGTGCGCAGTTTTTTTGACTTGATGGCAAACAACCCGCGCCTGTCTGCCACGGCTTTGCAGACGGTGGGCAGCAAAGGCTATGATGGCTTCTCGATGGCGCTGGTGATTGCCTGA
- a CDS encoding demethoxyubiquinone hydroxylase family protein, with protein sequence MTAQASTHAMRILKVNHAGEHGAIHIYTGQILVARFTAPAMLSELREFKAHEEKHRALFAAELQRRACPPCRSAFLCAAGGFVLGFITGLFGRHAIAATTVAVERVVLRHLQAQLATLATIDEVASKVIASIVAEEQLHHDQSATHMGTKSFCTKPLQALVSGATEAVIWTGMRV encoded by the coding sequence ATGACTGCACAAGCAAGCACCCATGCCATGCGCATCCTCAAGGTCAATCATGCGGGTGAGCATGGTGCAATACATATCTATACAGGGCAAATTCTTGTCGCCCGCTTCACCGCTCCCGCCATGCTCTCCGAGTTGCGCGAGTTCAAAGCTCATGAAGAAAAACACCGCGCCCTGTTTGCAGCAGAATTGCAGCGCCGTGCCTGCCCGCCATGCCGCAGCGCTTTTTTATGTGCAGCAGGCGGCTTTGTACTGGGATTCATTACTGGCCTGTTTGGCCGCCACGCCATTGCCGCCACCACGGTAGCAGTTGAGCGCGTTGTCTTGCGACACTTGCAGGCGCAACTCGCTACACTGGCAACAATTGATGAGGTGGCGAGCAAGGTCATTGCCTCGATTGTCGCTGAAGAACAGTTGCATCATGACCAGTCAGCCACGCACATGGGTACGAAGTCGTTTTGCACAAAGCCCTTGCAAGCCCTCGTGTCTGGCGCGACCGAAGCGGTTATCTGGACAGGCATGCGTGTGTAA
- a CDS encoding GNAT family N-acetyltransferase: MHNTISTSGTAGDTANTDQLLGAWAHGWTISRGTDAPIPLADFGYRIQVGLPGHLERYVLQGHVLSAIQKLAQELDTPDTWLKVCAPHSSVAGILPPRWKVKPLEYLMSKSIAPTAVTMPEAYHINLIEDGDAVTARACSSEGHHAATGRMAIYKQYAVFDQIVTEPAHRRRGLAFAIMQSLANHACSKAASTGILVATDEGRALYTAMGWTLASEMTAAVLVE; encoded by the coding sequence ATGCACAATACTATTTCTACAAGTGGCACTGCTGGAGACACAGCCAATACTGACCAGTTGCTCGGCGCCTGGGCACATGGCTGGACGATTTCGCGTGGCACCGATGCCCCCATACCGCTGGCCGATTTTGGCTACCGCATACAGGTCGGCCTGCCCGGCCATCTGGAGCGCTATGTCCTGCAGGGCCATGTCCTGAGTGCCATACAAAAACTCGCGCAAGAGCTCGATACGCCGGATACCTGGCTCAAGGTGTGCGCCCCGCACAGCAGCGTCGCGGGCATCCTGCCGCCACGCTGGAAGGTCAAACCGCTGGAATATTTGATGAGCAAATCCATCGCCCCAACCGCAGTCACCATGCCTGAGGCTTACCACATCAACCTCATTGAAGATGGCGATGCGGTCACCGCCCGCGCCTGCAGCAGCGAAGGCCACCACGCCGCTACAGGCCGCATGGCCATCTACAAGCAATACGCCGTGTTTGACCAAATTGTCACCGAACCCGCACACCGCCGCCGTGGCCTGGCCTTTGCCATCATGCAAAGCTTGGCCAACCATGCGTGCAGCAAAGCGGCATCCACCGGTATTCTGGTAGCGACCGATGAGGGCCGTGCGCTCTACACCGCCATGGGCTGGACGCTGGCGTCTGAAATGACGGCGGCTGTGCTGGTGGAGTGA
- a CDS encoding serine hydrolase, protein MINRHPATLLRTLPGVLLNILLAVSGFLLPAASQAAYLTGAAGDAVAAPTEHTQQLQQLHQLAIKHQVCTAALVYIRGGQIQEPLFAKGCEEAAMPDASSIFQAASLSKPLFAYAVLKLAAQGKLALDAPLMQYLPQGYLHLTRPGEANSPREPFTDPRLQKVTARMLLQHTSGLPNFGNRLAFEFEPGTQWRYSGEGYMLLQAAIESITSMGLQAWMQQAVFTPLGMQSSSYEAPQEWQHQIIWGSLQGKALPSQLRSGRRAVAAASLHTSITDYARFVQAVLKDAELQKQILERPVMADPDNQVAWSLGWGLAHTSSAEHAPLLWHWGNNYGYRAFVIAFPAKGDAMILLTGSDQGLKLAQALTANVIPGQLSLFQFPLLGLKSGFLCQALGIC, encoded by the coding sequence ATGATCAATAGACATCCCGCTACCTTGCTCCGCACCTTGCCTGGCGTCTTGCTCAATATCTTATTAGCGGTCAGCGGTTTTTTGCTTCCTGCTGCTAGCCAGGCTGCATATCTGACCGGTGCGGCAGGCGATGCAGTTGCCGCGCCGACAGAGCATACTCAACAGCTACAGCAGCTTCATCAACTCGCCATCAAGCACCAGGTCTGCACGGCGGCGCTGGTGTACATACGTGGCGGGCAAATACAGGAACCACTGTTTGCCAAAGGCTGTGAAGAGGCTGCCATGCCGGATGCGAGCAGCATCTTCCAGGCGGCCTCGCTCTCGAAACCGCTGTTTGCCTATGCGGTGCTGAAGCTGGCTGCACAGGGCAAGCTGGCGCTGGATGCGCCGCTGATGCAATACCTGCCACAGGGTTATTTGCACCTGACCAGGCCAGGAGAAGCAAACAGCCCGCGCGAGCCATTCACTGACCCACGCCTGCAAAAAGTCACGGCACGCATGCTCTTGCAGCACACTTCGGGTTTGCCCAATTTTGGCAACAGACTGGCGTTTGAATTTGAGCCGGGTACGCAATGGCGTTATTCTGGCGAGGGCTATATGTTGCTGCAGGCCGCCATTGAATCGATCACAAGCATGGGCCTGCAAGCCTGGATGCAGCAGGCCGTATTTACCCCGCTGGGCATGCAGAGCAGCAGTTATGAGGCACCGCAGGAATGGCAACACCAAATCATCTGGGGCAGCCTGCAAGGCAAAGCCCTGCCCTCGCAACTTCGCTCTGGTCGGCGGGCAGTTGCTGCGGCCAGCCTGCATACCAGCATTACCGACTATGCGCGTTTTGTGCAGGCTGTGCTCAAGGATGCTGAGTTGCAAAAGCAGATACTTGAGCGACCCGTCATGGCTGACCCGGATAACCAGGTAGCATGGAGCCTGGGCTGGGGGCTAGCACATACCAGCAGCGCAGAGCATGCGCCGCTGCTGTGGCACTGGGGTAATAACTATGGCTACCGCGCCTTTGTCATCGCCTTCCCGGCAAAGGGCGACGCCATGATCTTGCTGACCGGCAGTGACCAGGGCCTGAAACTGGCGCAGGCCCTAACGGCAAATGTCATCCCCGGCCAACTCAGTCTGTTCCAGTTCCCGTTATTGGGGCTGAAGTCTGGCTTTCTGTGCCAGGCCCTGGGCATTTGCTGA
- a CDS encoding GFA family protein translates to MKTYHGSCHCKAIRFEADIDLADGSMRCNCSFCLKIRCWATVVKPESFRLLAGESELSEYQFGAKNEQHFFCKHCGVRPFGIAHSPRRGKFYGVSVSCLDDASIAELAAAPVTYVDGINDNWDTQPAVVSYL, encoded by the coding sequence ATGAAAACCTATCACGGCAGTTGCCATTGCAAGGCCATACGTTTTGAAGCGGACATCGATCTGGCCGATGGCAGCATGCGTTGCAATTGCAGTTTTTGCCTGAAGATACGTTGCTGGGCGACAGTCGTAAAACCAGAGTCTTTTCGCCTGCTGGCAGGTGAATCTGAGCTCAGTGAATATCAATTTGGCGCAAAGAATGAGCAACATTTCTTTTGCAAGCATTGCGGCGTGCGCCCGTTTGGCATTGCCCATTCACCCCGGCGCGGCAAATTCTATGGCGTCAGCGTGAGCTGTCTTGATGATGCCAGCATCGCAGAACTGGCGGCAGCACCGGTGACCTATGTCGATGGTATCAACGATAACTGGGATACGCAGCCAGCAGTGGTCAGCTACCTTTAA
- a CDS encoding ATP-grasp domain-containing protein, producing MPTLIFTPRYTDDSQALWKAAGALGWQVQRLTNWWVPEHLQNLEQAVLYGEALFGPTLAEQLGIRLLSPPEDWLVRLPMEYKHRQISMQNLGQARQLTTPAFIKPPNDKSFPAEVYTGASLPLEYDDDMLVLVSEVVQWEKEFRCFILQRQLVTYSLYSRFGDVQRETEFASTMDEDNALKTFMHTLLADERVDLPDACVIDAGMLTGGTWACVEQNAAWGAGIYGCDPARVLEVLRHASIGI from the coding sequence ATGCCCACGCTGATTTTCACCCCGCGCTATACCGACGACTCACAAGCCTTGTGGAAGGCAGCAGGTGCACTGGGCTGGCAGGTGCAGCGCCTGACAAACTGGTGGGTGCCTGAGCACTTGCAAAACCTTGAGCAAGCGGTATTGTATGGCGAAGCCCTGTTCGGCCCGACGCTGGCAGAGCAACTGGGCATACGCCTGCTGAGCCCGCCAGAAGACTGGCTGGTGCGCCTGCCCATGGAATACAAACACCGTCAGATCAGCATGCAAAACCTGGGGCAGGCACGCCAACTGACAACGCCCGCTTTTATCAAGCCGCCCAATGACAAGAGTTTTCCGGCGGAAGTATATACCGGTGCCAGCCTGCCGCTTGAGTATGATGACGACATGCTGGTGCTGGTGTCAGAGGTCGTCCAATGGGAAAAAGAATTTCGCTGTTTTATATTGCAGCGCCAATTGGTCACCTACTCTCTCTATTCCCGCTTTGGCGATGTTCAGCGCGAGACAGAGTTCGCCAGCACGATGGATGAAGACAACGCGCTAAAGACATTCATGCACACCCTGCTGGCAGATGAACGCGTCGATTTACCCGATGCCTGCGTCATCGATGCTGGCATGCTGACTGGCGGCACATGGGCCTGCGTGGAACAAAATGCGGCATGGGGTGCGGGCATTTATGGTTGCGATCCTGCCAGGGTGCTGGAAGTATTGAGGCATGCTTCTATCGGGATTTAA
- a CDS encoding YbaK/prolyl-tRNA synthetase associated domain-containing protein: MFDQLKTLLQTHNARFRVVEHPAEGQSEKVAAIRGTEVGQGAKAMLCQSKDESAKLILAILPGDQKIDFKKLAAVMQVKKTSFAAPEAAMEKTGCVIGAIPPFVFSDDIALVLDPTLVARYAEIAFNAGRLDTSIILNTEDYLRIAKPMLHDICAA; this comes from the coding sequence ATGTTTGACCAATTAAAAACCCTGCTGCAAACCCACAATGCCCGCTTCCGTGTTGTTGAGCACCCTGCCGAGGGCCAGTCTGAAAAAGTCGCTGCCATACGTGGTACCGAAGTTGGCCAGGGTGCCAAGGCCATGCTGTGTCAGAGCAAGGATGAGTCTGCGAAACTGATTTTGGCTATTCTGCCGGGTGACCAGAAGATCGATTTCAAAAAACTGGCCGCCGTCATGCAGGTCAAAAAAACCAGCTTTGCTGCCCCTGAGGCAGCGATGGAAAAGACCGGCTGTGTCATCGGTGCGATACCGCCTTTTGTATTTTCTGATGACATTGCACTGGTGCTGGACCCTACTCTGGTCGCACGTTATGCAGAGATCGCTTTCAATGCGGGGCGGCTGGATACGTCCATCATTTTGAATACAGAAGACTACCTGCGCATAGCCAAACCGATGCTGCATGATATTTGTGCGGCTTGA
- a CDS encoding MarR family winged helix-turn-helix transcriptional regulator translates to MLNHIQYLGRAVKQAQYRQHRALETALVAAGSTLAQWDALRAIGRMPGASSHDLALATFQTDQAFGTLANRLVAQGLIERRPGEGRRIEHFLNKQGERMLVTANEIAMQVLTDKFAVLNATEQKQLLKLLSKLVEAEDTGLE, encoded by the coding sequence ATGCTAAATCACATCCAATACCTGGGTCGCGCCGTCAAGCAAGCCCAATACCGCCAGCATCGGGCGCTCGAAACAGCGTTGGTCGCGGCAGGCAGCACGCTCGCCCAATGGGATGCCCTGCGCGCCATAGGCCGCATGCCGGGTGCATCATCGCATGACCTGGCCCTGGCCACTTTCCAGACTGACCAGGCCTTTGGCACCCTGGCCAACCGTCTCGTCGCGCAAGGCCTGATAGAGCGCCGCCCTGGCGAAGGGCGACGCATAGAACACTTCCTCAACAAACAAGGCGAACGCATGCTCGTCACCGCCAATGAGATCGCCATGCAGGTGCTGACAGACAAATTTGCCGTACTCAATGCGACAGAGCAAAAGCAGTTGCTTAAGCTGCTGAGCAAGCTGGTTGAGGCAGAAGATACGGGGCTGGAGTAA
- a CDS encoding alpha/beta fold hydrolase — MSYAPETHIAELRPGLSVRYEQAGEGQPVLILHGGGGTATVAGIARHVSANALSILPTHPGWNGTVRPDDIQTVADVAKAYLALLDKLDLRKVVIIGSSIGGWIASEMALQDIADGGKQRIARLVLVNAVGIHVDGEPIADPFVLGPRGLAEHAFHEPDKFFIDPASLPAEQQAMQRANMATMRIIAGAPFMHHPHLRARLQQISIPVLVVWGESDRVVTTAYGQAFAAAFAHSRFAPVPLAGHLPHLEQPAKTFAIINEFIGS, encoded by the coding sequence ATGTCATACGCACCAGAAACCCATATTGCAGAGCTGCGCCCCGGTTTGTCCGTCCGCTATGAACAGGCAGGCGAGGGGCAGCCTGTATTGATCTTGCATGGTGGCGGCGGCACCGCCACGGTGGCTGGCATAGCCCGTCATGTATCCGCAAATGCACTGAGCATCCTGCCCACCCACCCCGGCTGGAATGGCACTGTCCGCCCAGACGATATACAAACTGTCGCTGATGTTGCCAAGGCCTACCTGGCGCTGCTGGATAAGCTGGACCTGCGCAAGGTCGTCATCATAGGTTCATCGATAGGTGGCTGGATAGCCTCAGAAATGGCCTTACAAGATATTGCTGATGGTGGCAAACAGCGCATTGCCCGTCTGGTACTGGTGAATGCCGTTGGCATTCATGTTGATGGCGAACCTATTGCTGATCCCTTTGTGCTTGGCCCGCGTGGTCTGGCTGAGCATGCCTTTCATGAACCGGACAAATTCTTTATCGACCCGGCCAGCCTGCCAGCAGAGCAACAAGCCATGCAGCGCGCCAACATGGCGACCATGCGTATCATCGCTGGAGCGCCCTTCATGCATCACCCGCATTTGCGTGCCCGCCTGCAGCAGATCAGCATCCCTGTGCTGGTAGTATGGGGTGAGAGTGACAGGGTCGTGACCACAGCTTATGGGCAGGCTTTTGCCGCAGCCTTTGCCCACAGCCGCTTTGCGCCGGTGCCGCTGGCAGGCCACTTGCCGCATCTGGAGCAGCCGGCAAAAACCTTTGCCATCATTAATGAGTTCATAGGTTCATGA
- a CDS encoding SMP-30/gluconolactonase/LRE family protein, translating into MKRIVTMSLPLILIFAAYMGLKPVPITPVAWQAPVSQGYTGVHAANTKLQDLHTIDLQGEVGPEHVVIGPDGKLYTGVESGKILRMQPDGSAQEVFCTTGGRPLGMAFDADGQLTVADAFKGLLSIAADGNITVLLGIAEGGPLHFPDAVVVARTGKIYLTDSSTRFTPRQWGSTNEAAMLDIFEQSSTGRVLEYDPVKKSARIIAQGLSFANGIALSGDESSLLVAESGKFRVWKITTAAEQLDLTQPTPQASILFDNLPGYPDNLTRGKDDKLWLGLAGQRNFLDQTAQRPYLRNMALRIPRLFWKMPPVYGHVIAFTEDGKVINDLQDPSGNSPTVTGVTETANRLYIHNVSGKGLGWMGK; encoded by the coding sequence ATGAAACGCATCGTCACAATGTCACTCCCGCTCATCCTCATCTTCGCGGCTTATATGGGCCTGAAGCCTGTTCCCATCACGCCCGTCGCCTGGCAGGCGCCTGTCAGCCAGGGTTACACTGGCGTGCATGCAGCCAATACCAAACTGCAAGACTTGCACACGATAGACCTGCAAGGCGAAGTGGGGCCCGAACATGTCGTCATCGGCCCCGATGGCAAACTCTACACCGGTGTTGAAAGCGGCAAGATTTTGCGCATGCAGCCAGATGGCAGCGCGCAGGAAGTATTTTGCACTACCGGCGGCAGGCCGCTGGGCATGGCCTTTGATGCAGACGGCCAGCTCACCGTGGCGGATGCCTTCAAGGGCCTATTGTCCATCGCTGCCGACGGTAATATCACTGTCTTATTGGGTATTGCCGAAGGCGGGCCATTACATTTCCCGGATGCCGTGGTCGTTGCCAGGACAGGCAAGATTTATCTGACAGATTCGTCGACCCGCTTCACACCCAGGCAATGGGGCAGCACCAACGAAGCCGCCATGCTGGATATTTTTGAACAGTCATCGACCGGACGGGTGCTGGAATATGATCCAGTCAAAAAGTCTGCGCGCATCATCGCCCAGGGCCTGAGCTTTGCCAATGGCATTGCCCTCAGCGGCGATGAAAGCAGCCTGCTCGTTGCCGAGAGCGGCAAATTCAGGGTATGGAAGATCACGACAGCCGCCGAACAACTGGACCTGACACAGCCCACACCACAAGCAAGCATCCTGTTTGATAACCTGCCCGGCTACCCGGACAATCTCACGCGCGGCAAAGACGACAAGCTGTGGCTGGGTCTGGCCGGCCAACGCAACTTCCTCGACCAGACCGCACAACGCCCCTACCTGCGCAACATGGCCTTGCGCATCCCGCGCCTGTTCTGGAAAATGCCACCAGTTTATGGTCATGTCATCGCTTTTACCGAAGACGGCAAAGTCATCAACGACCTGCAAGACCCCAGCGGTAATTCACCTACCGTCACAGGTGTGACGGAAACTGCGAACCGGCTGTATATTCATAATGTCAGTGGGAAGGGTTTGGGGTGGATGGGGAAATAA